One region of Parambassis ranga chromosome 21, fParRan2.1, whole genome shotgun sequence genomic DNA includes:
- the LOC114425992 gene encoding gamma-crystallin S-1-like isoform X2: MMGKIIFYENKNFGGRYYECMSDCSDLHSMFERCRSIRVESGMFMIYDRPSYMGNQYFMKRGEYSDYMGMTGMNDCVRSCRMIPMHGSNFRMRLYEHFDMGGQMMELMDDCPNLMDRFRNFNFNSCNVMDGHWLLYEQPNYRGRHYYLRPGMYRSFSDWSGNSSRIGSLRRLMDL; encoded by the exons ATGATGGGGAAG ATCATCTTCTACGAGAACAAGAACTTTGGAGGCCGTTACTATGAGTGCATGAGCGACTGCTCTGACCTGCACTCCATGTTTGAGCGCTGCCGGTCCATCCGGGTGGAGAGCGGCATGTTCATGATCTATGACAGGCCCAGCTACATGGGAAACCAGTACTTCATGAAGAGGGGAGAGTATTCGGATTACATGGGCATGACTGGCATGAACGACTGCGTCAGATCCTGTCGTATGATCCCTATG CACGGCAGTAACTTCAGGATGAGGCTGTACGAGCATTTCGACATGGGCGGTCagatgatggagctgatggacgACTGCCCCAACCTCATGGACCGTTTCCGCAACTTCAACTTCAACTCCTGCAACGTAATGGATGGCCACTGGCTGCTGTACGAACAGCCCAACTACAGGGGGCGCCACTACTACCTGAGGCCCGGCATGTACAGAAGCTTTAGCGACTGGAGCGGCAACAGCTCCAGGATCGGATCCCTCCGGCGTCTCATGGACCTCTAA
- the LOC114425992 gene encoding gamma-crystallin S-1-like isoform X1: protein MMGKIIFYENKNFGGRYYECMSDCSDLHSMFERCRSIRVESGMFMIYDRPSYMGNQYFMKRGEYSDYMGMTGMNDCVRSCRMIPMVRPSHGSNFRMRLYEHFDMGGQMMELMDDCPNLMDRFRNFNFNSCNVMDGHWLLYEQPNYRGRHYYLRPGMYRSFSDWSGNSSRIGSLRRLMDL, encoded by the exons ATGATGGGGAAG ATCATCTTCTACGAGAACAAGAACTTTGGAGGCCGTTACTATGAGTGCATGAGCGACTGCTCTGACCTGCACTCCATGTTTGAGCGCTGCCGGTCCATCCGGGTGGAGAGCGGCATGTTCATGATCTATGACAGGCCCAGCTACATGGGAAACCAGTACTTCATGAAGAGGGGAGAGTATTCGGATTACATGGGCATGACTGGCATGAACGACTGCGTCAGATCCTGTCGTATGATCCCTATGGTAAGACCTTCT CACGGCAGTAACTTCAGGATGAGGCTGTACGAGCATTTCGACATGGGCGGTCagatgatggagctgatggacgACTGCCCCAACCTCATGGACCGTTTCCGCAACTTCAACTTCAACTCCTGCAACGTAATGGATGGCCACTGGCTGCTGTACGAACAGCCCAACTACAGGGGGCGCCACTACTACCTGAGGCCCGGCATGTACAGAAGCTTTAGCGACTGGAGCGGCAACAGCTCCAGGATCGGATCCCTCCGGCGTCTCATGGACCTCTAA
- the LOC114426039 gene encoding gamma-crystallin M2-like produces the protein MSSKIIFYEDRNFQGRSYECDTDCPDMHPHFSRCNSIKVESGCWVLYEKPNYTGYQYVLTRGEYPDYQRWMGYNDTIRSCRTFSYTSEGPYRMRIYERPNFQGQMMEFSDDCESVQDHFRSRDIYSANVMDGYWTLYEHPNYRGRQYFMRPGEYRKFSDWGATCATTGSFRRITEF, from the exons ATGAGTAGTAAG atcATATTCTATGAGGACAGGAACTTCCAGGGCCGCTCCTATGAGTGCGACACCGACTGCCCTGACATGCACCCCCACTTCAGCCGCTGCAACTCCATCAAGGTGGAGAGTGGCTGCTGGGTGCTGTACGAGAAGCCTAATTACACCGGCTACCAGTACGTTCTGACCCGGGGGGAGTACCCAGACTACCAGCGCTGGATGGGCTACAACGACACCATCCGCTCATGCAGAACCTTCTCCTAT ACCAGTGAGGGGCCCTACCGCATGCGCATCTATGAGCGCCCCAACTTCCAGGGTCAGATGATGGAGTTCAGCGACGACTGCGAGTCCGTGCAGGATCATTTCCGCAGCCGTGACATCTACTCCGCCAACGTCATGGATGGCTACTGGACCCTCTACGAGCATCCCAACTACCGCGGCCGGCAGTATTTCATGAGACCTGGGGAGTACCGCAAGTTCAGCGACTGGGGGGCCACCTGTGCCACCACCGGCTCCTTCCGCAGAATCACAGAGTTTTAA